The following are from one region of the Streptococcus sp. 1643 genome:
- the ligA gene encoding NAD-dependent DNA ligase LigA produces the protein MNERMNELVALLNRYANEYYTSDNPSVSDSEYDRLYRELVELEAAYPDQVLADSPTHRVGGKVLDGFEKYSHQYPLYSLQDAFSREELEAFDARVRKELPHPTYICELKIDGLSISLTYEKGILVVGATRGDGSVGENITENLKRVKDIPLTLPEELDITVRGECYMPRASFDQVNQARQENGEPEFANPRNAAAGTLRQLDTAVVAKRNLATFLYQEASPSTRDSQEKVLEHLEQLGFVVNPKRILAKSIDEIWDFIQEIGQEREKLPYDIDGVVIKVNDLAGQEELGFTVKAPKWAVAYKFPAEEKEAQLLSVDWTVGRTGVVTPTANLTPVQLAGTTVSRATLHNVDYIAEKDIRKDDTVIVYKAGDIIPAVLRVVESKRVSEEKLDIPTNCPSCDSQLLHFEDEVALRCINPRCPAQIMEGLIHFASRDAMNITGLGPSIVEKLFAANLVKDVADIYHLKEDDFLLLEGVKEKSASKLYQAIQASKENSAEKLLFGLGIRHVGSKASQLLLQHFHTIENLAQADPEEVASIESLGSVIAQSLQTYFATEGSKILLDELKEAGVNLDYKGQTVVADAALSGLTVVLTGKLERLTRSEAKSKLESLGAKVTGSVSKKTNLVVAGADAGSKLQKAQELGIEVRDEAWLESL, from the coding sequence ATGAATGAAAGAATGAATGAGTTAGTTGCCTTACTTAACCGCTATGCGAACGAGTACTATACGAGTGACAATCCCTCAGTTTCAGATAGCGAGTATGATCGCCTCTACCGAGAGTTGGTCGAATTGGAAGCTGCCTATCCAGATCAAGTTTTAGCGGACAGTCCGACTCATCGTGTTGGTGGTAAGGTTTTAGATGGTTTTGAAAAATACAGTCATCAGTATCCTCTTTATAGTTTGCAGGATGCTTTTTCACGTGAAGAGTTAGAAGCTTTTGATGCGCGTGTGCGAAAGGAATTACCCCACCCGACCTATATTTGCGAGCTGAAAATCGATGGTTTGTCTATCTCGCTTACGTATGAAAAGGGAATTTTGGTAGTCGGTGCGACACGTGGGGATGGTTCTGTTGGTGAAAATATCACAGAAAACCTCAAGCGTGTTAAGGACATTCCTTTGACCTTGCCAGAAGAACTAGATATCACCGTTCGTGGAGAGTGTTATATGCCACGCGCTTCCTTTGATCAGGTCAACCAAGCTCGCCAAGAAAATGGGGAGCCTGAATTTGCCAATCCTCGTAACGCGGCAGCAGGCACTTTGCGTCAGTTGGATACAGCAGTAGTAGCCAAACGCAATCTTGCAACTTTCCTCTATCAAGAAGCAAGCCCTTCTACTCGTGATAGCCAAGAAAAGGTCTTGGAGCATCTTGAACAACTTGGCTTTGTAGTTAATCCTAAACGAATATTGGCAAAAAGCATAGATGAGATATGGGATTTTATCCAAGAAATAGGACAAGAACGGGAGAAACTGCCTTACGATATCGATGGAGTGGTAATCAAGGTCAATGACCTTGCAGGTCAAGAAGAACTCGGTTTTACCGTTAAAGCACCTAAGTGGGCAGTCGCCTATAAATTTCCCGCTGAAGAAAAAGAAGCCCAGCTCCTTTCAGTTGACTGGACGGTAGGCCGTACGGGTGTTGTGACTCCGACTGCAAATCTAACACCTGTTCAGCTTGCTGGGACAACTGTTAGCCGTGCAACACTGCACAATGTAGATTATATTGCTGAAAAGGATATCCGCAAAGATGATACGGTTATCGTTTATAAGGCTGGAGATATCATCCCTGCTGTTTTGCGTGTAGTAGAGTCCAAGCGTGTTTCTGAAGAAAAACTAGATATTCCGACTAACTGTCCGAGCTGTGACAGTCAGTTGCTTCATTTTGAAGATGAAGTGGCTCTTCGTTGTATCAATCCACGATGTCCTGCCCAAATCATGGAAGGTTTGATTCACTTTGCTTCTCGAGACGCCATGAATATTACAGGGCTTGGTCCATCTATCGTTGAAAAGCTTTTTGCTGCTAATCTGGTTAAGGATGTGGCAGATATTTACCATTTGAAAGAAGACGATTTCCTTCTTTTAGAGGGCGTCAAGGAAAAGTCTGCTTCTAAACTATATCAGGCCATTCAAGCATCCAAGGAAAATTCTGCTGAAAAGCTCTTGTTTGGTCTGGGAATTCGCCATGTCGGAAGCAAGGCTAGCCAACTCTTGCTCCAACATTTCCATACGATTGAAAATCTAGCCCAAGCTGATCCTGAGGAAGTAGCAAGTATCGAGAGCTTGGGTAGTGTGATTGCTCAAAGTCTTCAGACTTATTTTGCTACAGAAGGGTCGAAGATTCTCTTAGACGAGTTGAAAGAAGCTGGAGTCAATCTGGACTACAAAGGACAGACAGTAGTTGCGGATGCGGCCTTGTCAGGTTTGACCGTTGTATTAACTGGAAAATTGGAACGTCTCACACGTTCTGAAGCCAAAAGTAAACTCGAAAGCCTTGGTGCCAAAGTTACAGGAAGTGTATCTAAGAAAACGAATCTTGTCGTAGCAGGAGCAGATGCAGGAAGCAAGCTCCAGAAAGCGCAAGAACTTGGTATCGAAGTTAGAGATGAAGCTTGGCTAGAAAGTTTGTAA
- a CDS encoding MFS transporter, which yields MNRHAIQLISRGAINKVGNMLYDYGNSVWLASMGTIGQTVLGIYQISELVTSILVNPFGGVISDRFSRRKILMTTDLICGILCLAISFIRNDSLMIAALIFANIVQAVAFAFSRTANKAIITEVVEKDEIVTYNSRLELVLQIVGVSSPVLSFLVLQFASLHMTLVLDAISFFIAFTLVAFLPKKETQLQEKKTFSWKNIFADMKEGLRYIWRQQEIFFLLVVASSVNFFFAAFEFLLPFSNRLYGVEGAYATILTMGAIGSIIGALLASKIKAGVYNLLILLALTGVGVFMMGLPLPTFLSFSGNLVCELFMTIFNIHFFTQVQTKVEGEYLGRVLSTIFTLAILFMPIAKGFMTVLPSVDLSSFLIIGSGVIVLSCLSLVYVRSHFEKEL from the coding sequence ATGAATCGACATGCAATCCAGTTGATTAGTCGTGGGGCTATTAATAAGGTAGGGAATATGCTCTATGACTATGGAAACAGTGTTTGGTTGGCATCAATGGGAACGATAGGACAGACTGTTCTTGGGATTTATCAAATTTCTGAACTCGTCACATCGATTCTGGTCAATCCCTTTGGAGGAGTGATTTCAGACCGATTTTCGCGTCGCAAAATTTTGATGACGACAGACTTGATTTGTGGCATTCTCTGTTTAGCTATTTCTTTCATCAGAAATGATAGCTTGATGATTGCTGCTCTGATCTTCGCAAATATTGTTCAGGCAGTTGCCTTTGCATTTTCTCGTACAGCCAATAAAGCCATTATAACTGAGGTTGTAGAGAAAGACGAGATAGTGACCTATAACTCTCGCTTGGAGTTAGTTTTACAGATTGTAGGAGTTAGTTCTCCGGTGCTTTCTTTTCTCGTTTTACAATTTGCCAGTCTCCATATGACTCTTGTTTTAGATGCCATTAGTTTTTTCATTGCATTTACCTTAGTAGCTTTCCTTCCCAAAAAAGAGACTCAGTTACAAGAGAAAAAGACTTTCAGCTGGAAAAATATTTTTGCTGATATGAAAGAAGGGCTTCGCTATATTTGGCGCCAGCAAGAGATCTTTTTCCTTTTGGTAGTAGCTTCCAGTGTTAATTTCTTTTTTGCAGCTTTTGAATTTCTCCTCCCTTTTTCAAATCGACTATATGGGGTAGAAGGAGCTTATGCAACTATTTTGACTATGGGTGCTATTGGTTCGATTATCGGAGCTCTTCTAGCTAGCAAAATAAAGGCAGGTGTTTATAATCTTTTGATTCTATTGGCCTTGACTGGAGTTGGAGTATTTATGATGGGATTACCACTGCCAACTTTTCTTTCCTTTTCTGGAAATTTAGTTTGTGAACTGTTTATGACGATTTTTAATATTCACTTTTTTACTCAGGTGCAAACCAAGGTTGAGGGGGAATACTTGGGAAGAGTACTAAGCACCATTTTTACCTTAGCCATCCTATTTATGCCGATTGCAAAAGGCTTTATGACGGTGCTACCAAGTGTCGATCTCTCTTCTTTTCTGATAATTGGAAGCGGGGTTATTGTCCTGTCTTGTCTATCCCTCGTTTATGTGCGAAGTCATTTTGAAAAAGAGTTATAA
- a CDS encoding MutR family transcriptional regulator, producing MKHLGKVFREFRTSGKYSLKEAAGESCSTSQLSRFELGESDLAVSRFFEILDNIHVTIENFMDKARDFQNHEHVALMAQIIPLYYSNNIAGFQKLQREQLEKAKNSTNPLYFELNWILLQGLICQRDAHYTMRQCDLEKVADYLFQTEEWTMYELILFGNLYTFYNVDYVARIGREVMEREDYYKEIGRHRKLVLILALNCYQHCLENRSFMDADYFEGYVEKLIGNGIKLYERNIFHYLKGFALYQIDLKEEGCSQMQEAMHIFDVLGLPEQVAYYQEHYEKFVNA from the coding sequence ATGAAACATCTAGGAAAGGTTTTTCGTGAATTTCGAACAAGTGGGAAGTACTCCTTGAAAGAGGCGGCAGGTGAATCATGTTCAACCTCTCAGTTATCTCGCTTCGAGCTTGGGGAGTCTGATCTAGCAGTTTCTAGGTTCTTTGAGATTTTGGACAATATTCATGTGACTATTGAAAATTTCATGGACAAGGCTAGGGATTTTCAAAATCATGAACATGTTGCCTTGATGGCACAGATTATTCCGCTTTACTACTCAAATAATATTGCAGGTTTTCAAAAGCTTCAAAGAGAACAACTTGAAAAGGCTAAGAATTCGACCAATCCCCTCTATTTTGAGCTGAATTGGATTCTGCTACAAGGACTGATTTGTCAAAGAGATGCTCATTACACGATGAGGCAGTGTGATTTGGAAAAGGTAGCAGATTATCTTTTTCAAACAGAAGAATGGACCATGTATGAGTTGATTCTTTTCGGAAATCTCTATACTTTCTACAATGTGGACTATGTGGCTCGGATTGGCAGAGAAGTTATGGAGCGAGAAGACTACTACAAAGAAATTGGTCGGCATCGTAAACTTGTTTTGATTTTAGCTCTTAACTGTTACCAGCATTGTTTGGAAAATCGATCCTTTATGGATGCGGACTATTTTGAGGGCTATGTGGAGAAGTTGATTGGAAATGGTATCAAGCTTTATGAGCGCAATATCTTCCATTATCTCAAAGGTTTCGCCCTCTACCAGATAGACTTGAAAGAAGAGGGGTGTAGTCAGATGCAGGAGGCTATGCATATTTTTGATGTGCTTGGACTTCCAGAGCAAGTGGCTTACTATCAGGAACATTATGAAAAATTTGTAAATGCTTAA
- a CDS encoding ABC-F family ATP-binding cassette domain-containing protein encodes MIILQANKIERSFAGEVLFEHINLQVDERDRIALVGKNGAGKSTLLKILVGEEEPTSGEINKKKDISLSYLAQDSRFESENTIYDEMLHVYDDLRRTETQLRQMELEMGEKSGEDLDKLMADYDRLSENFRQAGGFTYEADIRAILNGFKFDESMWQMKIAELSGGQNTRLALAKMLLEKPNLLVLDEPTNHLDIETIAWLENYLVNYSGALIIVSHDRYFLDKVATVTLDLTKHSLDRYVGNYSRFVELKEQKLATEAKNYEKQQKEIAALEDFVNRNLVRASTTKRAQSRRKQLEKMERLDKPEAGKKSANMTFQSEKTSGNVVLTVENAAIGYDGEILSEPINLDLRKMNAVAIVGPNGIGKSTFIKSIVDQIPFIKGEKRFGANVEVGYYDQTQSKLTPSNTVLDELWNDFKLTPEVEIRNRLGAFLFSGDDVKKSVGMLSGGEKARMLLAKLSMENNNFLILDEPTNHLDIDSKEVLENALIDFDGTLLFVSHDRYFINRVATHVLELSENGSTLYLGDYDYYVEKKTEVEMAQAEEALISNQAKEASPANDYQAQKESQKEARKLMRQIESLEAEIEELETQSQAISEKMLETNDAEKLMEFQTELDKISHRQEEAMLEWEELSEQV; translated from the coding sequence ATGATTATTTTACAAGCTAATAAAATTGAACGATCTTTTGCTGGTGAGGTTCTCTTTGAACATATCAACCTGCAAGTAGATGAACGAGACCGGATTGCTCTTGTTGGGAAAAATGGTGCAGGTAAGTCTACTCTTTTAAAGATTTTGGTTGGAGAAGAGGAGCCAACTAGTGGAGAAATCAATAAGAAAAAAGATATCTCTCTGTCTTACCTAGCTCAAGATAGCCGTTTTGAGTCTGAGAATACCATATACGATGAAATGCTTCACGTCTATGATGACTTGCGTCGGACAGAGACACAACTGCGTCAGATGGAGTTGGAGATGGGTGAAAAGTCTGGTGAGGATTTGGATAAACTGATGGCGGATTATGATCGTTTATCAGAGAATTTCCGTCAGGCTGGTGGCTTTACCTACGAAGCTGATATCCGCGCTATCTTGAATGGTTTCAAGTTTGACGAGTCTATGTGGCAGATGAAAATTGCCGAGCTTTCGGGTGGTCAAAATACCCGTCTGGCACTGGCTAAAATGCTCCTTGAAAAGCCCAATCTCTTAGTCTTGGACGAGCCAACCAACCACTTGGATATTGAAACGATTGCTTGGTTAGAGAATTACTTGGTGAACTATAGCGGCGCCCTCATTATTGTCAGTCACGACCGTTACTTTTTGGATAAGGTTGCGACGGTTACACTGGATTTGACCAAGCATTCCTTGGATCGTTATGTGGGCAATTATTCTCGTTTTGTTGAGTTGAAGGAGCAAAAGCTAGCTACTGAGGCAAAAAACTATGAAAAGCAACAAAAGGAAATCGCTGCTCTAGAAGACTTTGTCAATCGCAATCTAGTCCGAGCTTCAACGACCAAGCGTGCCCAATCTCGCCGTAAACAACTAGAAAAAATGGAGCGTTTGGACAAGCCTGAAGCTGGCAAGAAATCAGCTAATATGACCTTCCAGTCTGAAAAAACGTCGGGAAATGTCGTTTTGACTGTTGAAAATGCGGCTATTGGCTATGATGGGGAAATATTGTCAGAACCTATCAATCTTGACCTTCGTAAAATGAATGCTGTTGCCATCGTTGGACCAAACGGCATCGGGAAATCAACCTTTATCAAGTCGATAGTAGACCAGATTCCTTTTATCAAGGGAGAAAAGCGATTTGGAGCCAATGTTGAGGTTGGCTACTATGATCAGACTCAAAGTAAGCTAACACCGAGTAATACTGTTCTGGATGAACTCTGGAATGATTTTAAACTGACTCCAGAAGTTGAAATTCGCAACCGTCTTGGCGCCTTCCTTTTTTCAGGAGATGATGTCAAAAAATCAGTAGGCATGTTGTCAGGTGGCGAGAAAGCTCGTATGTTGCTTGCCAAACTTTCAATGGAAAACAATAACTTCTTGATTTTGGACGAGCCGACCAACCACTTGGATATTGATAGCAAGGAAGTGTTAGAAAATGCTCTGATTGATTTTGATGGGACCCTTCTGTTTGTCAGTCATGACCGTTACTTTATCAATCGTGTAGCCACTCATGTACTGGAATTGTCTGAAAACGGCTCAACCCTCTACCTTGGAGATTATGACTACTATGTTGAAAAGAAAACAGAAGTAGAAATGGCTCAGGCTGAGGAAGCTTTAATTAGCAATCAAGCAAAAGAAGCAAGCCCAGCTAATGACTATCAGGCCCAGAAAGAAAGTCAGAAAGAAGCCCGTAAGCTCATGCGCCAAATAGAGAGTTTAGAGGCTGAAATCGAAGAGTTAGAAACTCAAAGCCAAGCCATTTCTGAAAAAATGCTGGAAACCAACGATGCTGAAAAACTCATGGAATTTCAGACAGAACTGGACAAAATTAGCCATCGTCAGGAAGAAGCCATGCTTGAGTGGGAAGAATTATCAGAGCAGGTGTAA
- a CDS encoding DUF4352 domain-containing protein, whose amino-acid sequence MKKILKHSALLLSALALVACGAQKKASDNGTASNSNFEVSVKDGMFVLPKDEDSSSSYLALQVEIKNNRDKQFSFTSQDITLYNEKDEKLQPIQIHESDSKTKFMSYGDSLSKGKSVAGYVVYEVDKNAKYELHFAPSFYDDIKENSKKNNDVAIKVDPSQYEDHIDEAKDVMKKYVDAVYLNGESSGGGTNLSATDNKSQVVALADDKKSSDNSAEFTNDAKADKEEFIKKFTESFGKGFYNYKPSDSELRTFADAYIKANAKRAKVDYKVKTYLPDYAVVYVRPETIDLDNLNVHELSRKFYEENKGKYSNYSEAMKAGEKYILENAPSQFDSTPLDTSDNMKKEGYEIKMTKKDGKWTIDTSSKNYDLKDMARTFRGGIGY is encoded by the coding sequence ATGAAAAAAATTCTTAAGCATTCTGCTTTGCTTTTATCAGCTTTAGCACTTGTTGCCTGTGGAGCTCAAAAAAAAGCAAGCGACAATGGTACTGCCTCAAACTCAAACTTTGAAGTTTCTGTAAAAGACGGTATGTTTGTATTGCCTAAAGACGAAGATTCATCTTCAAGCTACCTTGCACTTCAAGTCGAAATCAAGAACAATCGTGATAAACAGTTTAGTTTTACTAGCCAAGATATTACGCTTTATAATGAAAAAGATGAAAAATTACAACCAATTCAAATCCACGAAAGCGACAGTAAAACTAAGTTTATGTCATATGGAGACAGTCTTTCTAAAGGAAAGAGCGTTGCTGGTTATGTAGTGTATGAGGTTGACAAGAACGCTAAGTATGAACTCCACTTTGCGCCTAGCTTTTACGATGATATCAAAGAAAATTCTAAAAAGAATAACGATGTAGCAATCAAGGTGGATCCAAGTCAGTACGAAGATCATATTGATGAAGCTAAAGATGTTATGAAAAAATATGTTGATGCTGTTTATCTTAATGGGGAAAGTTCTGGTGGTGGAACGAACCTGAGCGCTACTGATAATAAGTCGCAAGTTGTAGCACTTGCTGATGATAAAAAATCTTCTGATAATAGTGCTGAATTCACAAACGATGCGAAAGCTGATAAAGAAGAGTTTATCAAGAAATTTACAGAATCATTCGGAAAAGGCTTCTATAACTACAAACCGTCTGATTCAGAACTTAGAACATTCGCAGATGCCTACATCAAAGCAAATGCTAAGAGAGCAAAAGTTGATTATAAAGTGAAGACATATTTGCCAGACTATGCTGTTGTTTATGTTAGACCAGAAACAATCGACTTGGATAATTTGAATGTTCATGAATTGAGCCGTAAATTCTACGAAGAAAACAAAGGTAAATATAGCAACTACTCAGAAGCTATGAAAGCTGGTGAAAAATACATTTTAGAAAATGCACCAAGTCAATTTGATTCAACTCCACTAGACACTAGTGATAACATGAAAAAAGAGGGTTATGAAATTAAAATGACCAAGAAAGATGGTAAATGGACCATTGATACCTCTTCTAAAAACTATGACTTAAAAGATATGGCTCGCACATTCCGTGGAGGCATTGGATACTAA
- a CDS encoding phospho-sugar mutase produces the protein MTYQENYQKWVDFADLPDYLRQDLENMDEKTKEDAFYTNLEFGTAGMRGLIGAGTNRINIYVVRQATEGLARLIESKGGNEKERGVAIAYDSRHFSPEFAFESAAVLAKHGIKSYVFESLRPTPELSFAVRHLNCFAGIMITASHNPAPFNGYKVYGEDGGQMPPHDADALTTYIRAIENPFAVEVADVEAEKASGLIEVIGEAVDVEYLKEVKDVNINPTLIEEFGKDMKIVYTPLHGTGEMLARRALAQAGFDSVQVVEAQATADPDFSTVKSPNPESQAAFALAEELGRQVGADVLVATDPDADRVGVEVLQKDGSYLNLSGNQIGAIMAKYILEAHKNAGTLPENAALCKSIVSTDLVTKIAESYGATMFNVLTGFKFIAEKIQEFEEKHNHTYMMGFEESFGYLIKPFVRDKDAIQAVLVVAELAAYYRSRGLTLADGIKEIYKEYGYYAEKTISVTLSGVDGAEQIKATMAKFRNNAPKEWNATAITVVEDFKAQTATAADGTVTNLTTPPSDVLKYTLADGSWIAVRPSGTEPKIKFYIAVVGESNEESQAKIANIEAEINVFVK, from the coding sequence ATGACTTACCAAGAAAATTATCAAAAATGGGTCGATTTTGCTGACCTTCCAGACTACCTTCGTCAAGATTTGGAAAATATGGACGAAAAAACAAAGGAAGATGCCTTCTATACAAATCTTGAATTTGGTACTGCAGGTATGCGTGGTTTGATCGGTGCTGGTACAAACCGTATCAATATCTATGTTGTTCGTCAAGCAACTGAGGGTTTGGCTCGTTTGATTGAGTCAAAAGGTGGAAATGAAAAAGAACGTGGTGTGGCGATTGCCTATGATAGCCGTCACTTCTCACCTGAGTTTGCCTTTGAATCTGCGGCAGTTCTTGCTAAACACGGTATCAAATCTTACGTATTTGAAAGCCTCCGTCCAACTCCAGAACTCTCATTCGCTGTTCGTCACCTCAACTGTTTCGCAGGTATCATGATTACTGCCAGTCACAATCCTGCTCCATTTAACGGTTACAAGGTTTACGGAGAAGACGGTGGACAAATGCCTCCACATGATGCAGATGCTTTGACAACTTACATTCGTGCAATCGAAAATCCATTCGCTGTGGAAGTTGCTGATGTCGAAGCTGAAAAAGCTTCTGGCTTGATTGAAGTAATTGGCGAAGCTGTCGATGTTGAATATCTTAAAGAAGTTAAGGACGTAAACATCAACCCAACATTGATTGAAGAATTCGGTAAAGACATGAAGATTGTCTACACACCACTTCATGGTACGGGTGAAATGTTGGCTCGTCGTGCTCTTGCTCAAGCAGGATTTGACTCTGTTCAGGTTGTTGAAGCACAAGCAACTGCAGACCCTGATTTCTCTACTGTAAAATCTCCAAACCCAGAAAGCCAAGCAGCCTTTGCCCTTGCTGAAGAACTTGGTCGTCAAGTTGGTGCAGATGTGCTTGTTGCAACTGACCCTGACGCTGACCGTGTTGGTGTTGAAGTTCTTCAAAAAGATGGTAGCTACCTCAACCTTTCAGGTAACCAAATCGGCGCTATCATGGCTAAATACATCTTGGAAGCCCACAAAAATGCTGGAACTCTTCCTGAAAATGCAGCCCTCTGCAAATCCATCGTATCAACTGACTTGGTAACGAAGATTGCTGAAAGCTACGGCGCAACCATGTTCAACGTTTTGACAGGTTTCAAATTTATCGCTGAAAAAATTCAAGAATTTGAAGAAAAACACAATCACACTTACATGATGGGATTTGAAGAAAGCTTCGGTTACTTGATTAAGCCATTCGTACGTGATAAAGATGCTATCCAAGCCGTTCTTGTCGTTGCTGAGCTTGCTGCCTACTACCGTTCACGTGGTTTGACACTTGCTGACGGTATCAAAGAAATCTATAAAGAATACGGCTACTACGCAGAAAAGACTATCTCTGTTACCCTTTCTGGTGTTGATGGTGCTGAACAAATCAAAGCGACTATGGCTAAATTTCGCAACAATGCTCCAAAAGAATGGAACGCAACAGCTATCACTGTCGTAGAAGACTTCAAGGCACAAACTGCTACTGCTGCTGACGGAACTGTTACAAACTTGACAACTCCTCCAAGTGATGTTTTGAAATATACACTTGCTGACGGTTCATGGATTGCAGTTCGCCCTTCAGGTACTGAACCAAAAATCAAGTTCTACATTGCCGTTGTAGGTGAAAGCAACGAAGAATCACAAGCTAAAATCGCTAACATCGAAGCGGAAATCAATGTGTTTGTAAAATAA
- a CDS encoding thioredoxin produces MEQFLENIKDLEVTTVARAQEALDKKETATFFIGRKTCPYCRKFAGTLAGVVAETKAHIYFINSEEPSQLNELQEFRSRYGIPTVPGFVHILDGQINVRCDSSMSAQEIKDFAGL; encoded by the coding sequence ATGGAACAATTTTTAGAAAACATTAAAGATCTTGAAGTTACAACTGTTGCGCGTGCCCAAGAAGCACTTGATAAGAAAGAAACTGCAACTTTCTTTATCGGCCGCAAAACTTGCCCTTACTGCCGTAAATTTGCAGGCACATTGGCAGGTGTCGTAGCTGAAACCAAAGCTCACATCTACTTCATCAACAGTGAAGAACCAAGCCAACTCAATGAATTGCAAGAATTCCGCTCACGTTATGGAATCCCAACCGTACCAGGATTTGTTCACATTTTAGATGGCCAAATCAATGTCCGTTGCGACTCTTCTATGTCCGCACAAGAAATCAAGGACTTTGCTGGATTGTAA
- a CDS encoding ion transporter, which produces MKKTWTFSDYYDTIILLLALISVVLVIFGFMDVIDLHNPPYNIIDLMIWIVFIVDYLWRFFTSKEKFRFIIDNIFDLLAILPSNAIFTVFRLGRIFRLAKLTKLVKLTRLLRIIGLSGKLERKASRLLRTNGLLYILYVNVFIVFVGSSIFSVVEEKAFSDSLWWAIVTVTTVGYGDIIPASIFGKWLAVLLMLVGIGTIGMLTSSLTNFFVKDNPDDQIKLDKLQDELITQRLLLEKQSEKIEELHRIIQDLLEKK; this is translated from the coding sequence TTGAAGAAGACTTGGACATTTTCAGATTACTATGACACAATCATATTATTATTAGCATTGATATCTGTGGTGCTAGTTATTTTTGGATTTATGGATGTTATAGATTTGCATAATCCGCCTTACAATATTATTGATTTAATGATTTGGATAGTGTTTATAGTAGACTATCTATGGCGTTTCTTTACTAGTAAAGAAAAATTTCGTTTCATTATTGATAATATTTTTGATTTATTGGCAATCCTTCCATCAAATGCTATTTTTACAGTTTTCCGTTTGGGACGTATTTTTCGTTTAGCAAAATTAACAAAATTAGTTAAACTTACAAGGTTATTAAGAATAATTGGCTTAAGTGGAAAATTAGAAAGAAAAGCTAGTAGATTACTACGAACGAATGGCTTGCTTTATATCTTATATGTCAATGTATTTATTGTATTTGTTGGAAGCTCAATCTTCTCAGTTGTAGAGGAGAAGGCTTTCTCAGATAGTCTTTGGTGGGCTATTGTTACAGTAACAACTGTTGGTTATGGTGATATTATTCCTGCGTCGATTTTTGGGAAGTGGTTAGCTGTTTTACTAATGCTTGTTGGTATTGGCACAATAGGAATGTTAACGAGTTCCTTGACAAACTTTTTTGTAAAGGATAATCCAGATGATCAGATAAAGCTTGATAAACTCCAAGACGAATTAATAACTCAAAGATTATTACTAGAGAAACAATCTGAGAAGATAGAAGAACTGCATAGAATAATACAAGACTTGCTTGAAAAAAAGTAA
- a CDS encoding MBL fold metallo-hydrolase — MSEKGFKYSILASGSSGNSFYLETPKKKILVDAGLSGKKITSLLAEINRKPEDLDAILITHEHSDHIHGVGVLARKYGMDLYANEKTWQAMENSKYLGKVDSSQKHIFEMGKTKTFGDIDIESFGVSHDAAAPQFYRFMKDDKSFVVLTDTGYVSDRMAGIVENADGYLIESNHDVEILRAGSYAWRLKQRILSDLGHLSNEDGAEAMIRAMGNRTKRIYLGHLSKENNIKELAHMTMVNQLAQADLGVGVDFQVYDTSPDTATPLTDI; from the coding sequence ATGAGTGAAAAAGGCTTTAAATACAGTATTTTAGCATCAGGTTCTAGTGGGAATTCCTTTTACCTGGAAACCCCAAAAAAGAAAATCCTAGTAGATGCGGGCTTGTCTGGTAAGAAAATTACCAGCCTGCTAGCTGAAATCAATCGCAAACCTGAAGATTTGGATGCGATTCTGATTACGCATGAGCATTCAGACCATATTCATGGGGTCGGTGTCTTGGCTCGTAAATATGGCATGGATCTTTACGCCAATGAAAAGACTTGGCAGGCTATGGAAAATAGCAAGTATCTTGGCAAGGTTGATTCTTCGCAAAAGCATATCTTTGAAATGGGTAAAACCAAAACCTTTGGCGATATCGATATTGAGAGTTTTGGTGTTAGCCATGATGCGGCAGCACCCCAGTTTTACCGATTTATGAAAGACGACAAGAGTTTTGTCGTGTTGACCGATACAGGCTATGTAAGTGACCGTATGGCTGGAATAGTCGAAAATGCGGACGGTTATCTCATAGAGTCCAACCACGATGTAGAGATTTTGCGAGCAGGATCTTATGCTTGGCGACTCAAACAGCGAATTCTATCGGATCTCGGTCACCTTTCTAACGAGGATGGTGCTGAGGCCATGATTCGTGCAATGGGAAATCGGACTAAGAGAATCTATCTTGGGCATTTATCCAAAGAGAACAATATTAAAGAACTAGCCCACATGACCATGGTCAATCAGTTAGCTCAAGCAGATCTAGGAGTAGGAGTGGATTTTCAAGTTTACGATACGTCTCCAGACACTGCAACACCTTTAACGGATATATAA